Proteins from a single region of Anastrepha ludens isolate Willacy chromosome 5, idAnaLude1.1, whole genome shotgun sequence:
- the LOC128863667 gene encoding guanine nucleotide-binding protein subunit beta-like protein, producing MSETLQLRGTLVGHTGWVTQIATNPKDPDTIISASRDKTLIVWKLTRDEDTNYGFPQKRLYGHSHFVSDVVLSSDGNYALSGSWDKTLRLWDLAAGKTTRRFEDHTKDVLSVAFSADNRQIVSGSRDKTIKLWNTLAECKFTIQEDGHTDWVSCVRFSPNHSNPIIVSCGWDRTVKVWNLANCKLKNNHHGHNGYLNTVTVSPDGSLCTSGGKDSKALLWDLNDGKNLYTLEHNDIINALCFSPNRYWLCVAYGPSIKIWDLACKKTVEELRPEVVSTSSKADPPQCLSLAWSTDGQTLFAGYSDKTIRVWQVSVSAH from the exons atgagtgagaCTCTCCAATTGCGCGGTACCCTTGTTGGGCATACTGGTTGGGTTACCCAAATTGCCACCAACCCCAAGGATCCTGATACCATCATCTCAGCTTCTCGTG ACAAGACCCTTATCGTGTGGAAGTTGACTCGCGATGAGGACACCAACTACGGTTTCCCCCAGAAGCGTCTGTATGGTCACTCTCACTTCGTGAGCGACGTTGTGCTGTCTTCTGATGGTAACTACGCTCTGTCTGGCTCATGGGACAAAACTCTGCGTTTGTGGGATTTGGCTGCTGGCAAGACCACCCGTCGTTTCGAAGATCACACCAAG GATGTACTCTCTGTTGCCTTCTCCGCTGACAATCGTCAAATTGTCTCTGGCTCCCGCGACAAAACCATCAAGTTGTGGAACACTTTGGCCGAGTGCAAGTTCACCATCCAGGAAGATGGACATACCGATTGGGTTTCATGCGTACGTTTCTCGCCAAATCACTCCAACCCCATTATCGTCTCCTGTGGTTGGGATCGCACCGTAAAGGTCTGGAATTTGGCCAACTGCAAATTGAAGAACAACCACCATGGCCACAATGGTTACTTGAACACAGTAACTGTTTCACCTGACGGTTCGTTGTGCACTTCTGGTGGCAAGGATTCCAAGGCTTTGTTGTGGGATCTGAATGACGGCAAGAACTTGTACACTTTGGAGCATAATGACATCATCAACGCATTGTGCTTCTCACCCAACCGCTACTGGCTGTGCGTCGCTTATGGTCCATCCATCAAAATCTGGGATTTGGCATGCAAGAAGACCGTTGAGGAACTCCGCCCCGAAGTTGTATCGACCAGCTCCAAGGCTGATCCACCACAATGTTTGTCGTTGGCATGGTCCACCGACGGCCAGACCCTGTTCGCTGGCTACTCTGACAAGACCATTCGCGTATGGCAAGTATCTGTTTCTGCTCACTAA